ATGCTAAGGAGATTATTGGTATAATGCATAACCTAGTACCTTGCTTAAACGTATTTTCATCTGGAAACTCAAAATGAAATGAAAAACCTTTTAATCACAGCTCTTTGGGTATTGCTACTGGTCAGCTGCAATAGCCATTCATCCGAGCAGACACGAGCATCAAATTACCAAAGTAACCTGGATCAACTACTTGATGTACTTGATGAAAATGATAAGTTCATGGGTAATGTAACCTTATCCCATGAAGGTAAATCTATCTATTCAAAATCTGTGGGCTTTAGCAATATCGAAAGCAAGATGCCTATCACTTCAGCAACGAAATTCAGAATAGGTTCCGTATCGAAGATGTTCACGGCAACTTTGATCTTTAAAGCGATAGAAGAAGGTAAACTAAGTCTTGATCAAACCCTGGAGTCATATTTTCCTGAAGTCGAAAATGCCTCAAGCATTTCGGTTGAACATTTGCTTTGTCATCAAAGTGGGGTTTACAGTTACACGAAAGATGAGGTTTTTAGAAATGAATTGAGTAAGGCATATCAAAGCCCTCAGGACTTGATGAGCCTTGTTTCTGGATACCCAAGTAAATTTGAACCAGGAACGCAAACGTCATACAGTAACTCAGGTTACTTCTTATTGGCGTTGTTGCTGGAGGAAGTGTACGACAAAGGATTTGATGAACTCATTGCAGCAATCATATTGGTGCCGCTTGAGCTCACCAACACCTACCTTCCGGATGGGATAACCTCACTGGGTGAAGAAACCAATTCCTACCGAAACTCAGATGGATGGGTGGAGGAAGATAAATGGAACCTGTCAGTGGGTTTTGGGGCGGGATCTATTGTATCAACGCCAAATGATCTCAATACCTTCATCGAAGCATTGTTCAATGAGCGAATCATTTCAAAAGAAAGCCTCAATCAGATGACCACCATTGAAAATAACTTTGGAAGGGGCATCATTCCATTTTCTACAGAGGGTCATTCGGGTTTTGGACATGGAGGAGTCATTGAAGGTTTCAAAACCATGTCCTTTTACTTTCCGGAAGAGAAGCTTGCCCTGGCGGTCACTGCCAATGCATTGGATTACAACATGGACGGTTTAGTCACAGATATTTTGAAGGGCTACTTCAATGAATCGTTTGTACTCCCTGTGTTTGGTGGGTTAGCCATCACTGCAGGTGAGCTTGAAAAGTACATTGGTGTTTATGAGGCAGAAGGCCTTCCTGGAAAGTACAAAATCACTATGAAAGGCAATACCCTGTTTGCACAACTGGAAGACCCAGCCATCGAAGATGACTTTCCTATAGATCCATTGGTATACAAAGGCAATCACAAGTTTACAAATGAGGAGATTGGTGCGAACTTGCTTTTTGAACCTGGGAATCAACAGCTTGGCTTGGAACAACAAGGCATATCAGAGATCTACATTTTTTCAAAGGCTAAATAGTATTTGAAATGAGTCTTGAATGGCTATATGATAAGAGGACGGTAGCTTCGGTAATTTCCCTGCTAGGTGGGATTTTCACATTGACATTTTATTTCACTGTTGTGTTTCCGGATGGCCTTCAGGAATATTTAAACAGAGTTATTATCAACAATTCGGCCCTATTGCAGTCAGTTTAGAATAACTTATTGCGGGTCTCTATTTACTGAAAGGTCACGCGAAATCGAACTTTCTACTAGCTCTGTTTGATTTCTCCGCATTTTTAGATCCGTTATTCAATCTGACCGGACTCTTCACGAGCCTCGTACCAACTTACGCGGTGATTCTGTTATTACTGTGTGCCATAGGAGCCATATGGATAGCACTCACTAACACGTAAATGACCGGTAAATTATCTTGGAAAGTGGCCATTGTGAGCTTTAGTTTGAGTACTGGGCTGGAGCTGTTCTTCAACTATGCTTGAATGTTAGGGACTGCCAACTGCCTAACATGTTGATAAAGAAACCTTCAAATCAACTACTTGCTTTAGGTTTCTATCTTGATCACTACATTTCCTCTTTTGCGGCCTTGATCCACATATTGATGTGCTTCAACGATTTGGTCAAGCCGATAACAACGATCAATCAATGGTTTCAGGTGGCCTTCCTCAGCCATCTGTTTGAGTGTTTGGAGATGGGTTTCCTTTTCCTGTGTCATCATGTTAACTGATACATATTTGCCCTTAGGCTTCAGTATTTGTTTTGCTTTTGATCGGGTAGTCTTACCCACGGCATCAAATACAATGTCGAATTTCTTTGCTAACGAAGTATAATCCTGAGTTTTATAATTAACGACGTGATCTGCCCCAAGCGCTTGCATTAGATCAACGTTCCGTGTGCTACACACAGCAGTAACTTCTGCGCCGAAGTATTTTGCTATCTGAACGGCGAAGCTTCCCACACTGCCGGATGCACCATAGATCAAGACCTGTTTTCCGGTGGTGATTTGGGCTTTTTCCAATAGAAAAAGGGCAGCCATACCGCCTATTGGGAGTGCTGCCGCTTCCTGAAAACTGAGATTCGCAGGTTTTTGACCTACGACACCATATTTCCAGGATTCAGGAATACTTACAAATTCGGCATAAGCCCCTCCTTTGAGAAGAGTAGTAGTTCCAAAGACTTCATCACCCAATTCAAATAGTGAATTTTCTTTTCCCTTTTTCACTACGGTACCAGACCATTCATGTCCAAGGATCTGTTTCTTTGGCTTAAACAGTCCGAATATGATTCGAGCAGGGAGCCAGGCCAGCAGTGGGAATCTTGAGGCCCGTAACCTGGTGTCTCCGGCTGCCACAGTGGAGGCATGAACTTTCACCAGAATTTCATTAGGTGCTGGCTGAGGAGTTGGAAGTTCAACTTGTTGGAGCACTTCGGGAGCTCCGTATTGGGTATAGATGACAGCTTTCATGATATCGAGTTTTTATGGGAAATGCCTGGAGAGGATAAGCCAGGCCGGAAGTTGACCATCAAGTGAATCCAAATGCTTCTACTCAGACGGAATATCAATGGAAATAGCAATAAAACGGTGCCTATTACCACTCCCAAATAAAGTCCAATGGCAGCATCTGCAGAAAATAGCTGGATCATCAGAAAAGAGGTGACCATAATAGCGACCTGAAATCCATAACTGACATACATGGCTCCAGTATAAAAACCAGGTTCGGGATCAAACGATTGGTGACAGTTGGGACAATGGCTATGCATTTCGTTGAACTGCCAACCATATATCGGTGATTTGAACATCTTTTCTTTGCGACAAGCAGGACAACTCTGAGTCATCATGCTTGAAAGTAGTGATTGGGTCTTCATGCGTATTGCTGGATTTGGTCAACCTGATCATTAAAAAAGGTACGGAGACGGTGAATGCCGTATCGAGGGGCAATGTTATCCTGAGCCATCATGGTCATAAAAAACTCAACTGGGCCATAGGTCTTACTGGAGGTGAAGGTTCTCATCAATCCTAAAAAGATATTTCGGGTCCAATCCGGTAAATGAATGATCTTATGTGGTTTGTTATAGGCATCTAGTGCCATGTTACCGATTTCGTTTTGCGTGAGCACATCAGGACCACCTACTTCAATCTCGGTGCGATTGCTGTCTATGGAGTCGAAAATTACATTGGCCAGGTCTTCACCATGAATCGGATTCAATTTGAACGCTCCGTCGCCAAACAAATAGATCTTGCCTCCTTTGGCCATATCCAGAAAGTCTTTCATGTCTGAAAAGAATCCATTGGGACGAATTACAGTATGGTCCAGCCCCGAGGCCTTCAGCTCATCGACGAACCTTTCTTTAGCTTCCATAATCTTAAGATT
This genomic stretch from Cytophagales bacterium harbors:
- a CDS encoding serine hydrolase domain-containing protein → MKNLLITALWVLLLVSCNSHSSEQTRASNYQSNLDQLLDVLDENDKFMGNVTLSHEGKSIYSKSVGFSNIESKMPITSATKFRIGSVSKMFTATLIFKAIEEGKLSLDQTLESYFPEVENASSISVEHLLCHQSGVYSYTKDEVFRNELSKAYQSPQDLMSLVSGYPSKFEPGTQTSYSNSGYFLLALLLEEVYDKGFDELIAAIILVPLELTNTYLPDGITSLGEETNSYRNSDGWVEEDKWNLSVGFGAGSIVSTPNDLNTFIEALFNERIISKESLNQMTTIENNFGRGIIPFSTEGHSGFGHGGVIEGFKTMSFYFPEEKLALAVTANALDYNMDGLVTDILKGYFNESFVLPVFGGLAITAGELEKYIGVYEAEGLPGKYKITMKGNTLFAQLEDPAIEDDFPIDPLVYKGNHKFTNEEIGANLLFEPGNQQLGLEQQGISEIYIFSKAK
- a CDS encoding SDR family oxidoreductase, which produces MKKILVAGATGYLGSHLVMELQARKAPVLALGRNKEKLHSLGLNHDQMVVGEVTQPHTFREAFREVDTVISTVGITRQKDGLSYMDVDYQANANLLRLAMEAGVRKFLYVSVINGERMRNLKIMEAKERFVDELKASGLDHTVIRPNGFFSDMKDFLDMAKGGKIYLFGDGAFKLNPIHGEDLANVIFDSIDSNRTEIEVGGPDVLTQNEIGNMALDAYNKPHKIIHLPDWTRNIFLGLMRTFTSSKTYGPVEFFMTMMAQDNIAPRYGIHRLRTFFNDQVDQIQQYA
- a CDS encoding NAD(P)-dependent alcohol dehydrogenase codes for the protein MKAVIYTQYGAPEVLQQVELPTPQPAPNEILVKVHASTVAAGDTRLRASRFPLLAWLPARIIFGLFKPKKQILGHEWSGTVVKKGKENSLFELGDEVFGTTTLLKGGAYAEFVSIPESWKYGVVGQKPANLSFQEAAALPIGGMAALFLLEKAQITTGKQVLIYGASGSVGSFAVQIAKYFGAEVTAVCSTRNVDLMQALGADHVVNYKTQDYTSLAKKFDIVFDAVGKTTRSKAKQILKPKGKYVSVNMMTQEKETHLQTLKQMAEEGHLKPLIDRCYRLDQIVEAHQYVDQGRKRGNVVIKIET
- a CDS encoding DUF983 domain-containing protein, giving the protein MKTQSLLSSMMTQSCPACRKEKMFKSPIYGWQFNEMHSHCPNCHQSFDPEPGFYTGAMYVSYGFQVAIMVTSFLMIQLFSADAAIGLYLGVVIGTVLLLFPLIFRLSRSIWIHLMVNFRPGLSSPGISHKNSIS